The Micromonospora sp. NBC_00421 genome contains a region encoding:
- a CDS encoding glycosyltransferase gives MTHTSAPRPAVETRAGTPTAVLDVVVPVYNEEVDLGPCVRRLHAHLSAHFPYPFRITVADNASVDGTLAVAEALAGELPHVEVRHLTAKGRGRALRVAWSASDAPVLAYMDVDLSTDLAALLPLVAPLISGHSDLAIGTRLARTSRVVRGTKREVISRAYNLLLRGTLAARFSDAQCGFKAIRADVARELLPLVQDTGWFFDTELLVLAQRAGLRIHEVPVDWVDDPDSRVDVVATALADLRGIGRLGRALVTGALPLATLREQWGRAPLTAPPARVPVGLPGQLARFALVGVVSTVAYLVLFVATRGVLGAQPANLLALLVTAVGNTAANRRLTFGITGRRAAGRHHLQGLLAFALGLALTSGSLAALHAAGTPSRPVELVVLVAANLAATALRFLLLRLAMHHRRS, from the coding sequence ATGACCCACACCAGCGCTCCCCGGCCGGCCGTCGAGACCCGGGCCGGCACCCCGACCGCCGTGCTGGACGTGGTGGTGCCGGTCTACAACGAGGAGGTCGACCTCGGCCCCTGCGTACGCCGGCTGCACGCCCACCTCAGCGCGCACTTCCCCTACCCGTTCCGGATCACCGTGGCGGACAACGCCAGCGTCGACGGCACCCTCGCGGTGGCCGAGGCGCTCGCCGGCGAACTGCCGCACGTCGAGGTACGGCACCTGACCGCCAAGGGCCGGGGCCGGGCGCTGCGGGTGGCCTGGTCGGCCTCGGACGCCCCGGTGCTGGCGTACATGGACGTGGACCTGTCGACCGACCTGGCCGCGTTGCTGCCGCTCGTCGCGCCGCTCATCTCCGGCCACTCGGACCTGGCCATCGGGACCCGGCTGGCGCGCACCTCCCGGGTGGTGCGGGGCACCAAGCGGGAGGTGATCTCCCGGGCCTACAACCTGTTGCTGCGCGGCACCCTCGCGGCCCGGTTCTCCGACGCGCAGTGCGGCTTCAAGGCGATCCGGGCCGACGTGGCCCGGGAACTGCTGCCGTTGGTGCAGGACACCGGCTGGTTCTTCGACACCGAACTGCTGGTGCTCGCCCAGCGGGCCGGACTGCGCATCCACGAGGTGCCGGTGGACTGGGTCGACGACCCGGACAGCCGGGTGGACGTCGTGGCCACCGCCCTGGCCGACCTGCGGGGCATCGGCCGGCTGGGCCGGGCGCTGGTCACCGGGGCGCTACCACTGGCCACGCTGCGGGAGCAGTGGGGTCGGGCACCGTTGACCGCACCACCGGCGCGGGTGCCGGTCGGGCTGCCCGGCCAACTGGCCAGGTTCGCCCTGGTGGGGGTGGTCAGCACCGTGGCGTACCTGGTGCTGTTCGTGGCGACCCGGGGGGTGCTCGGCGCGCAACCGGCGAACCTGCTGGCGCTGCTGGTGACGGCGGTGGGCAACACCGCGGCGAACCGGCGGCTCACCTTCGGCATCACCGGTCGTCGGGCGGCCGGGCGGCACCACCTCCAGGGGCTGCTCGCCTTCGCCCTCGGCCTGGCGTTGACAAGTGGTTCGCTCGCCGCCCTGCACGCCGCCGGCACCCCGTCCCGGCCGGTCGAACTGGTGGTGCTGGTGGCGGCGAACCTGGCCGCGACGGCGCTGCGCTTCCTGCTGCTCCGGCTCGCGATGCACCACCGCCGGAGCTGA
- a CDS encoding LacI family DNA-binding transcriptional regulator encodes MNKRVTLRDVAGLTGVHVSTVSRVLRGDDVRVSPATATRIVAAAKELGFHRDRWAASLRSGKTGVIGVLVPRITDIVLATVFEGIDAAAAAAGYQAVVSSSWDDDEARALRIERLIGERVDGLIIGDARRNDPMLARLAADGVPFVLVSRASRGFPSVTGRDRLGGRLAAEHLIDVGCRRLAVIAGPDHASTSADRVAGFLAAAKARDVPVDPRWVVPSTFDVAGGASAMARLLATGQPDGVFAVNDFAAIGAMGTLRDHGLRVGRQVAVVGYNDIDVDAQLLVPLTSIRTPLRDMGSQALHALLTRLGSGSATSVRLAPELVVRATTADFSPDATPDR; translated from the coding sequence GTGAACAAACGGGTGACGTTGCGCGATGTCGCCGGCCTCACCGGTGTGCACGTCTCCACCGTCTCCCGGGTGCTGCGCGGCGACGACGTACGGGTCAGCCCGGCGACCGCGACCCGGATCGTGGCCGCCGCCAAGGAACTGGGGTTCCACCGGGACCGCTGGGCGGCCAGCCTGCGCAGCGGCAAGACCGGGGTGATCGGCGTGCTGGTCCCCCGGATCACCGACATCGTGCTGGCCACCGTCTTCGAGGGCATCGACGCCGCCGCTGCCGCCGCCGGCTACCAGGCGGTGGTGAGCAGCAGCTGGGACGACGACGAGGCGCGGGCGCTGCGCATCGAGCGGTTGATCGGGGAACGGGTGGACGGGCTGATCATCGGCGACGCCCGGCGCAACGACCCGATGCTGGCCCGGCTGGCCGCCGACGGGGTGCCGTTCGTGCTGGTCAGTCGGGCCTCGCGGGGTTTCCCGTCGGTGACCGGCCGGGACCGCCTCGGTGGTCGGCTCGCCGCCGAGCACCTGATCGACGTGGGGTGCCGGCGACTCGCGGTGATCGCCGGCCCCGACCACGCCAGCACCTCCGCCGACCGGGTCGCGGGCTTCCTCGCCGCGGCGAAGGCCCGGGACGTACCGGTCGATCCCCGGTGGGTGGTGCCGTCCACCTTCGACGTCGCCGGTGGGGCCTCGGCGATGGCCCGGCTGCTGGCCACCGGGCAGCCGGACGGCGTCTTCGCGGTCAACGACTTCGCCGCGATCGGGGCGATGGGCACCCTGCGCGACCACGGACTGCGGGTGGGTCGGCAGGTGGCGGTGGTCGGCTACAACGACATCGACGTGGACGCCCAGCTCCTGGTGCCGCTCACCTCGATCCGCACCCCGCTGCGGGACATGGGCTCGCAGGCCCTGCACGCCCTGCTCACCCGGCTCGGCTCGGGCAGCGCCACGTCGGTGCGGCTGGCTCCGGAACTGGTCGTCCGGGCGACCACCGCCGACTTCTCCCCGGACGCCACGCCCGACCGGTAG
- a CDS encoding SDR family NAD(P)-dependent oxidoreductase, with protein sequence MSLLVTGGASGIGAAVVATARARGETVHVLDVTTGVDAADPVAVNEFVDAIGTPRRVAHLAGVVSAGGIAQTTLAEWDRTLRNNLTAAFVVSQAVVPRMAAAGGGSLVLMSSLNARDGGTRLSGTAYAAAKAGVLGLMRHLAVDFGPQGVRVNAVAPGPVATPMHDRLTAEQKAGLRARMPLGRVSSAEEIADIVLFLLSDSCATVTGTTFDVNGGSHLS encoded by the coding sequence GTGAGCCTGCTGGTGACCGGCGGGGCCAGCGGCATCGGCGCGGCCGTGGTCGCCACCGCCCGGGCCCGGGGCGAGACGGTGCACGTGCTGGACGTGACCACCGGCGTGGACGCCGCCGACCCGGTCGCGGTGAACGAGTTCGTCGACGCGATCGGCACCCCACGCCGGGTGGCCCACCTGGCCGGGGTGGTCAGCGCCGGTGGCATCGCGCAGACCACCCTCGCCGAGTGGGACCGCACGCTGCGCAACAACCTCACCGCCGCGTTCGTCGTCAGCCAGGCCGTGGTGCCCCGGATGGCGGCGGCCGGCGGCGGGTCGCTGGTGCTGATGAGCAGCCTCAACGCCCGCGACGGTGGCACCCGGCTGTCGGGTACGGCGTACGCGGCGGCGAAGGCGGGAGTGCTCGGCCTGATGCGGCACCTGGCCGTCGACTTCGGACCACAGGGGGTACGGGTGAACGCCGTCGCGCCCGGCCCGGTGGCCACCCCGATGCACGACCGGCTCACCGCCGAACAGAAGGCGGGGTTGCGGGCCCGGATGCCGTTGGGCCGGGTCTCCTCGGCGGAGGAGATCGCCGACATCGTGCTGTTCCTGCTCTCCGACTCCTGCGCCACGGTCACCGGCACCACCTTCGATGTGAACGGAGGCAGTCATCTCAGCTAG
- a CDS encoding HpcH/HpaI aldolase family protein: MYPRPSRLAEVLRDGGVALGSLTLLQEPAIGEILGALGYDFVVVDTEHAAADEQSVLAMVRAAGSAGTTPLVRLRRIEEKDLLWSLDSGAGGVVLPLVETGVQAVEAARLTHYPPVGDRTLCSAARAAGHGTARGDFDRYLTWAGQNTTVVALVETPTGLANLDDILAADLDVLMLGRADLSVKLGLGYQPTHPEVEKHAIAFVDRVVAAGRVAGMLAYSAEEARRWIDRGVRFVVYSQPEMLLSDAYRRARDEILGGTP, from the coding sequence ATGTATCCCCGTCCGAGCCGGCTGGCCGAGGTGCTGCGCGACGGTGGCGTCGCCCTGGGCAGCCTGACCCTGCTCCAGGAACCGGCGATCGGCGAGATCCTCGGCGCCCTCGGTTACGACTTCGTGGTCGTCGACACCGAGCACGCCGCTGCCGACGAGCAGAGCGTGCTGGCGATGGTCCGGGCGGCCGGCTCGGCGGGGACCACCCCGCTGGTCCGACTGCGCCGGATCGAGGAGAAGGACCTGCTCTGGTCGCTGGACAGCGGCGCCGGTGGGGTGGTGCTGCCGTTGGTGGAGACCGGCGTGCAGGCCGTCGAGGCGGCCCGGCTGACCCACTACCCGCCGGTCGGCGACCGGACGCTGTGCTCGGCGGCCCGTGCCGCCGGGCACGGCACCGCCCGGGGCGACTTCGACCGCTACCTGACCTGGGCCGGGCAGAACACCACAGTCGTCGCGCTGGTCGAGACCCCCACCGGACTGGCCAATCTGGACGACATCCTCGCCGCCGACCTCGACGTGCTGATGCTCGGCCGGGCCGACCTGTCGGTCAAGCTGGGCCTGGGCTACCAGCCCACCCACCCCGAGGTGGAGAAGCACGCGATCGCGTTCGTCGACCGGGTGGTCGCGGCCGGTCGGGTCGCCGGCATGCTCGCCTACTCCGCCGAGGAGGCCCGCCGCTGGATCGACAGGGGGGTCCGCTTCGTCGTCTACTCCCAGCCGGAGATGCTGCTCTCCGACGCCTACCGGCGGGCCCGCGACGAGATCCTCGGCGGTACGCCGTGA
- a CDS encoding ABC transporter substrate-binding protein, producing the protein MTIKRITTIKKKGVIAALLGASLLVGTAACGGDAESKGAGGTDKVTVNSLEILSLAPMMVADAKGFFGKHQVEVEFSNADIYSRLAVQGQGKLDVNIPGTGGALFNAVNQGLRVRAVADRQQYRCASDNLLLARTQSYDGGLKSVADLKGKKVAILAKGSTTEYWLDRALGEVGLKQSDLAQIVTLSYPDTANALKSGAVDAGFVVQPLAYQLISDGQAKRVLAMNEVAPNQEQGLITMSQDFISKRSDVAARWMAGWLEGVRYYQDPANKDDVIKIVAERTKAPAATISKLYGTDQWPYMDPNGRVDTATVAAEDGKWLLDNKIIEKLPEVGDWHDGSVVDAALKIVGEVPVNRDCGGVQKLES; encoded by the coding sequence ATGACAATCAAGCGGATCACGACGATCAAGAAAAAGGGTGTCATCGCCGCGCTGTTGGGGGCGAGCCTGCTGGTAGGCACCGCGGCCTGCGGTGGCGACGCGGAGTCGAAGGGCGCCGGCGGCACCGACAAGGTGACAGTCAACTCCCTGGAGATCCTCTCGCTGGCCCCGATGATGGTGGCCGACGCGAAGGGCTTCTTCGGAAAGCACCAGGTCGAGGTGGAGTTCAGCAACGCCGACATCTACTCCCGGCTGGCGGTGCAGGGCCAGGGCAAGCTGGACGTGAACATCCCGGGCACCGGTGGGGCGCTGTTCAACGCGGTCAACCAGGGGCTGCGGGTGCGGGCGGTGGCCGACCGGCAGCAGTACCGGTGCGCGTCGGACAACCTCCTGCTGGCCCGGACCCAGTCCTACGACGGCGGGCTGAAGAGCGTGGCCGACCTCAAGGGCAAGAAGGTCGCGATCCTGGCCAAGGGTTCGACCACCGAGTACTGGCTGGACCGGGCGCTGGGTGAGGTCGGGCTGAAGCAGTCCGACCTGGCGCAGATCGTCACCCTGAGCTACCCGGACACCGCCAACGCGCTCAAGAGCGGTGCGGTGGACGCCGGCTTCGTGGTGCAGCCGCTGGCGTACCAGCTCATCAGCGACGGGCAGGCCAAGCGGGTGCTGGCGATGAACGAGGTGGCGCCCAACCAGGAGCAGGGCCTGATCACCATGTCGCAGGACTTCATCAGCAAGCGGTCCGACGTGGCGGCCCGGTGGATGGCCGGCTGGCTGGAGGGCGTGCGCTACTACCAGGACCCGGCCAACAAGGACGACGTGATCAAGATCGTGGCGGAGCGGACCAAGGCCCCGGCGGCGACGATCAGCAAGCTGTACGGCACCGACCAGTGGCCGTACATGGACCCGAACGGCCGGGTGGACACCGCCACGGTGGCCGCCGAGGACGGCAAGTGGCTGCTCGACAACAAGATCATCGAGAAGCTGCCGGAGGTCGGTGACTGGCACGACGGTTCGGTCGTCGACGCCGCGCTCAAGATCGTCGGCGAGGTGCCGGTGAACCGCGACTGCGGCGGCGTACAGAAGCTGGAGTCCTGA
- a CDS encoding ABC transporter permease, with translation MSEQSVPARERAADEPVVRYAVDPRAERPPGRGFKLLSSGLGSMVPVVVVLALWQAGSMAGLIDKTFFPAPSECVQALVDLFSSGELLPNVGITAQRILLGFLLGVIPATLLGIAMGRSRWVRVLIDPLIAITYPIPVVAILPLLLVIFGTGGRPIVVLAGIISFFPAVVNAMSGVLQVDERLILMARNLGAGRQQILWKIVLPGALPSIFAGIRLAAGLALLGTIAGEFLAASDGVGSMTWRYWQIYQIDNMYATLAVIAAMGFFLTTVTLRVQRRFFSWTEGQS, from the coding sequence ATGAGCGAGCAGAGCGTGCCGGCCCGGGAGCGGGCGGCCGACGAACCCGTGGTCCGCTACGCGGTGGACCCCCGCGCGGAACGCCCGCCCGGTCGCGGCTTCAAGCTGCTCAGCAGCGGGCTGGGCAGCATGGTCCCGGTGGTCGTGGTGCTGGCGCTGTGGCAGGCCGGCAGCATGGCCGGACTGATCGACAAGACCTTCTTCCCGGCCCCGTCGGAGTGCGTGCAGGCCCTGGTGGACCTCTTCTCCTCCGGGGAACTGCTGCCGAACGTCGGGATCACCGCGCAGCGGATTCTGCTCGGCTTCCTGCTCGGCGTGATCCCGGCGACGCTGCTGGGCATCGCGATGGGGCGGTCCCGCTGGGTCCGGGTGCTGATCGACCCGCTGATCGCCATCACGTACCCGATCCCGGTGGTGGCGATCCTGCCGCTGCTGCTGGTCATCTTCGGCACCGGCGGACGGCCGATCGTGGTGCTCGCCGGCATCATCTCGTTCTTTCCGGCCGTGGTGAACGCGATGTCCGGGGTGCTCCAGGTCGACGAGCGGCTGATCCTGATGGCCCGCAACCTGGGTGCCGGCCGGCAGCAGATCCTCTGGAAGATCGTGCTGCCGGGTGCCCTGCCGTCCATCTTCGCCGGCATCCGGCTGGCCGCCGGGCTGGCCCTGCTGGGCACCATCGCCGGCGAGTTCCTCGCCGCCAGCGACGGCGTCGGGTCGATGACCTGGCGTTACTGGCAGATCTATCAGATCGACAACATGTACGCCACGCTCGCGGTGATCGCGGCGATGGGCTTTTTCCTCACCACGGTGACGCTGCGCGTGCAGCGGCGCTTCTTCAGCTGGACGGAGGGCCAATCATGA
- a CDS encoding ABC transporter ATP-binding protein, producing MRIEIDNVAKGYPRADGSRLSVVGSLSTTIEPQEFVCVIGPSGCGKSTLLGLLGGLRRPDDGEIRFVGERSAAGPLTSIVWQDYALIPWRSIVDNVAFGLELRGVPAGRRREVAREHLAMMGIEAFADNKPHELSGGMRQRAGIARALASDPEVLLMDEPFAAVDAQTRTLLQDELLQVWSRHRKTVLFITHSIEEALLLADRIIVLGPRPTRVVEEIRVPFPRPRTRDVELDPRFTELKRHLWAQLRDATLAAEWAEAKGDR from the coding sequence ATGCGCATCGAGATCGACAACGTGGCCAAGGGTTATCCCCGGGCCGACGGGAGCCGGCTGTCGGTGGTCGGCAGCCTCAGCACCACGATCGAGCCGCAGGAGTTCGTCTGCGTGATCGGGCCGAGCGGGTGCGGCAAGTCGACGCTGCTCGGTCTGCTCGGCGGGCTGCGCCGGCCGGACGACGGGGAGATCCGGTTCGTCGGTGAGCGCAGCGCCGCCGGGCCGCTCACCTCGATCGTCTGGCAGGACTACGCGCTGATCCCGTGGCGGTCCATCGTGGACAATGTCGCGTTCGGGCTGGAGCTGCGCGGGGTGCCCGCCGGCCGGCGGCGGGAGGTCGCCCGGGAGCACCTGGCGATGATGGGCATCGAGGCGTTCGCCGACAACAAGCCGCACGAGCTGTCCGGCGGGATGCGCCAGCGGGCCGGGATCGCCCGCGCGCTGGCCAGCGACCCCGAGGTCCTGCTGATGGACGAGCCGTTCGCGGCGGTGGACGCCCAGACCCGGACCCTGCTGCAGGACGAGCTGCTCCAGGTCTGGTCCCGGCACCGCAAGACGGTCCTGTTCATCACGCACAGCATCGAGGAGGCGCTGCTGCTGGCGGACCGGATCATCGTGCTGGGGCCCCGGCCGACCCGGGTGGTCGAGGAGATCCGGGTGCCGTTCCCCCGGCCGCGTACCCGCGACGTCGAGTTGGACCCGCGGTTCACCGAGTTGAAGCGTCACCTGTGGGCGCAGCTGCGCGACGCCACCCTGGCGGCCGAGTGGGCGGAAGCGAAGGGGGACCGATGA
- a CDS encoding polysaccharide deacetylase family protein: protein MVIRVEPGTERDFVGYGADLPRVEWPGGARVAVSLCLNYEEGAEHSLLDGDSVNEWVGEISYTPTSAEHRDLSQESVYEYGSRAGAWRLLRLFDRTETPVTVYGCAEALARNRPLTKAFVDAGHEICSHGLRWREPSGMTEDEEREEIRRATALITDLCGERPVGWYSRYAPSDRTRRLLVEEGGFRYDSNAYNDDLPYWVQVAGQRHLVLPYTHTYNDGRFAFSPGYGNPTDFFENCRRGIEYLWEEGETSPKMISIGLHARLIGQAGRASALRDLIAWAQDLPGVWFARRRDIADWWHHNYSDLPAHGGQ from the coding sequence ATGGTGATCAGAGTCGAACCCGGCACCGAGCGGGACTTCGTCGGCTACGGCGCGGACCTGCCCCGCGTCGAGTGGCCCGGTGGCGCCCGGGTGGCGGTGAGCCTGTGCCTGAACTACGAGGAAGGTGCCGAGCACAGCCTCCTCGACGGCGACAGCGTCAACGAGTGGGTCGGCGAGATCTCGTACACGCCTACCAGCGCGGAGCACCGGGACCTGTCCCAGGAGTCGGTCTACGAGTACGGCAGCCGGGCCGGGGCGTGGCGGCTGCTGCGGTTGTTCGACCGGACCGAGACCCCGGTGACCGTGTACGGCTGCGCCGAGGCGTTGGCCCGTAACCGGCCGCTGACCAAGGCGTTCGTCGACGCCGGGCACGAGATCTGCTCGCACGGCCTGCGCTGGCGGGAGCCGTCCGGGATGACCGAGGACGAGGAGCGGGAGGAGATCCGCCGGGCGACCGCGCTGATCACGGACCTGTGCGGGGAACGCCCGGTCGGCTGGTACTCCCGGTACGCCCCGTCGGACCGGACCCGGCGGCTGCTGGTCGAGGAGGGCGGCTTCCGCTACGACTCGAACGCCTACAACGACGACCTGCCGTACTGGGTGCAGGTGGCGGGGCAGCGGCACCTGGTGCTGCCGTACACCCACACCTACAACGACGGCCGGTTCGCCTTCAGCCCCGGCTACGGCAACCCGACCGACTTCTTCGAGAACTGCCGGCGGGGCATCGAGTACCTGTGGGAGGAGGGCGAGACCTCCCCCAAGATGATCTCGATCGGGCTGCACGCCCGGCTGATCGGCCAGGCCGGTCGGGCCTCCGCGCTGCGCGACCTCATCGCCTGGGCGCAGGACCTGCCCGGCGTCTGGTTCGCCAGGCGGCGGGACATCGCCGACTGGTGGCACCACAACTACTCCGACCTGCCGGCCCACGGAGGGCAGTGA
- a CDS encoding MmgE/PrpD family protein produces MTSHRRGDARDDVLAALVVSAVEAADALLATGGGQVLVRQVAARLTANAVAARGQLPAGLDTAGDPDGHCTLLAVPGGTDQPARAAAVTAAAITVSQCDEGLRESRGHPGLHAYAAALAVAEADDRSLRVFLRALAVGWEVGARLGLLLGAPRPGVHPHGGWGTGAAAAAAGIVAGQDAPALTDAVNLALTVALAGPEADTRRGRAAHYLLPALGTAHGVTVARLAGAGFPATDPALPHLGRTAHQGLPGGAGVDAALLARPLLPDAYFKPVGVCAHTLTGWTAARAMARDLPADEVAAVTVHTYAGAALLAERRPVGRLARQFSIPWVVACGLLGTDPGAPDGPPDDRRVGAARLAERVAVRHDPGLDQGYPAGRPAVVEVTTRSGARLTGRARFHHGDREDPMTADELAAVDTALLRTPGAPAGAADLLHGLTRAPGATRLRDLTALVRGGAPNPNGGPPPVPAGPGPSSREDTTSW; encoded by the coding sequence GTGACCAGCCACCGGCGGGGCGACGCCCGTGACGACGTGTTGGCCGCGCTCGTCGTCAGCGCCGTGGAGGCCGCCGACGCGCTGCTGGCCACCGGCGGCGGCCAGGTCCTGGTCCGGCAGGTGGCGGCCCGGCTGACCGCCAACGCCGTCGCGGCCCGTGGGCAGTTGCCCGCCGGGCTCGACACCGCCGGTGACCCGGACGGCCACTGCACCCTGCTGGCCGTCCCGGGCGGGACGGACCAGCCGGCGCGGGCCGCGGCGGTGACGGCGGCCGCGATCACCGTGAGCCAGTGCGACGAGGGGCTACGCGAGTCCCGGGGGCACCCGGGGCTGCACGCGTACGCCGCCGCGCTGGCCGTCGCCGAGGCCGACGACCGCAGCCTGCGGGTGTTCCTGCGGGCGCTGGCGGTCGGCTGGGAGGTGGGCGCCCGGCTCGGTCTGCTGCTTGGCGCACCCCGCCCCGGGGTGCACCCGCACGGTGGGTGGGGCACCGGCGCGGCGGCGGCCGCCGCCGGGATCGTCGCCGGTCAGGACGCCCCCGCGTTGACCGACGCGGTGAACCTGGCGCTGACCGTGGCGCTGGCCGGGCCGGAGGCCGACACCCGCCGGGGACGCGCCGCCCACTACCTGCTGCCCGCCCTCGGCACCGCCCACGGGGTGACCGTCGCCCGGCTCGCCGGTGCCGGGTTCCCGGCCACCGATCCGGCGCTGCCCCACCTCGGCCGGACCGCCCACCAGGGGCTGCCGGGCGGGGCCGGGGTGGACGCCGCGCTGCTGGCCCGACCGCTGCTGCCGGACGCCTACTTCAAGCCGGTGGGGGTCTGCGCGCACACCCTGACCGGTTGGACGGCGGCCCGCGCGATGGCCCGGGACCTGCCGGCCGACGAGGTGGCGGCGGTGACCGTGCACACCTACGCGGGCGCGGCCCTGTTGGCCGAGCGGCGTCCGGTCGGTCGGCTGGCCCGTCAGTTCAGCATCCCGTGGGTGGTGGCCTGTGGGCTGCTCGGCACGGATCCGGGCGCCCCGGACGGCCCACCGGACGACCGGCGGGTGGGGGCGGCACGGCTCGCCGAGCGGGTGGCCGTACGCCACGACCCGGGGTTGGACCAGGGGTATCCGGCGGGCCGACCGGCGGTGGTGGAGGTGACCACGCGCAGCGGGGCACGGCTGACCGGGCGGGCCCGCTTCCACCACGGCGACCGGGAGGACCCGATGACGGCCGACGAACTGGCCGCCGTGGACACCGCGCTGCTGCGCACGCCGGGGGCACCTGCCGGGGCGGCCGATCTGCTGCACGGGCTGACCCGGGCACCCGGGGCGACCCGACTGCGAGACCTCACCGCGCTGGTCCGGGGTGGGGCACCGAATCCGAACGGCGGTCCACCGCCGGTTCCCGCTGGGCCCGGCCCATCCAGCAGAGAGGACACGACGTCATGGTGA
- a CDS encoding zinc-binding dehydrogenase yields MKTEAVTMNGYGGPETLTRTEVDLPEPGPDEVVLRVLAVAVNHLDADLRSGVSRMPLRLPHVLGREVVGVVERLGSRVTDRAPGDRVLVLPNTPCGACPRCLGGRANLCPYADMPGITRWGGYARHAVAPARGLLDIGDLDPVVAAATPISFGTAWRTLYSIGRLAPGEWVLAPGAAGGLGHAVVQLAKLGGARVVGLIGDPAKADFVSSLGADAVLSTRNPDWAAEAREITGGAGFDVIVEHIGGDVFEAALGTLAPTGRLIVGGGHAGEHPHLDLIETFRNEYELRGSRSQRPDEIARVLGLVATGQLTPRVDAVLALADAGRAHQALADRRVLGKQVITP; encoded by the coding sequence GTGAAGACCGAAGCAGTGACCATGAACGGGTACGGCGGCCCCGAGACGCTCACCCGCACCGAGGTGGACCTGCCCGAGCCCGGACCGGACGAGGTCGTGCTGCGGGTGCTCGCCGTCGCCGTCAACCACCTCGACGCCGACCTGCGCAGCGGGGTGTCCCGGATGCCGCTGCGGCTGCCCCACGTGCTCGGCCGCGAAGTGGTCGGCGTGGTGGAGCGGCTCGGCTCCCGGGTCACCGACCGGGCCCCGGGCGACCGTGTGCTGGTGCTGCCGAACACGCCCTGCGGGGCCTGTCCCCGCTGCCTGGGCGGGCGCGCCAACCTCTGCCCGTACGCCGACATGCCCGGCATCACCCGGTGGGGCGGCTACGCCCGGCACGCGGTGGCCCCGGCGCGCGGCCTGCTCGACATCGGCGACCTCGATCCGGTGGTCGCCGCCGCCACCCCGATCTCCTTCGGCACCGCCTGGCGCACCCTGTACTCCATCGGCCGGCTCGCCCCCGGCGAGTGGGTCCTCGCCCCGGGTGCCGCCGGTGGACTCGGGCACGCGGTGGTCCAGCTCGCCAAGCTGGGCGGTGCCCGGGTCGTCGGCCTGATCGGCGACCCGGCGAAGGCCGACTTCGTCTCCTCCCTCGGCGCGGACGCGGTGCTGAGCACCCGCAACCCCGACTGGGCCGCCGAGGCCCGGGAGATCACCGGGGGCGCGGGCTTCGACGTGATCGTCGAACACATCGGCGGCGACGTCTTCGAGGCCGCGCTGGGCACCCTGGCCCCCACCGGGCGGCTGATCGTCGGCGGCGGCCACGCCGGGGAGCACCCGCACCTCGACCTCATCGAGACCTTCCGCAACGAGTACGAGCTGCGCGGGTCGCGCAGCCAGCGCCCCGACGAGATCGCCCGGGTGCTGGGCCTGGTCGCGACGGGACAGCTCACTCCCCGGGTCGACGCGGTCCTCGCGCTGGCCGATGCCGGCCGGGCCCACCAGGCGCTCGCCGACCGGCGGGTCCTCGGCAAGCAGGTGATCACCCCGTGA